A section of the Ovis canadensis isolate MfBH-ARS-UI-01 breed Bighorn chromosome 1, ARS-UI_OviCan_v2, whole genome shotgun sequence genome encodes:
- the LOC138435544 gene encoding LOW QUALITY PROTEIN: reticulophagy regulator 3-like (The sequence of the model RefSeq protein was modified relative to this genomic sequence to represent the inferred CDS: inserted 1 base in 1 codon) → MAEAEGVAVAPGPASGQTFKGRRPMSGSWERDQQVEAAQRALVEVLGPYEPLLSRVQAALVWERPARSALWCLGLNAAFWFFALTSLCLVFLLAFSSMIIVCIDQWKNKIWPEIKVPRPDALDESWGFVHPRLLSVPELCHHVAEVWVSGTIFIRNLLLFKKQNPGKFCLLSCGILTFLAVLGRYIPGLLLSYLILVTVMMWPLAVYHRLWDRVYVRLKPALQRLDFSVRGYMMSKQRERQLRRRALHPERAADNHSDSEEELAAFCPQLDDSTVARELAITDSEHSDAEVSCTDNGTFNLSRGQTPLTEGSEDLDGHSDPEESFARDLPDFPSINVDPAGXDDEDDTSIGMPSLMYRVPPGAEESQGPPASREEAALPELLLGALPAGSNLTSNLASLVSQGMIQLALSGASQPGPSGLPPRRATRGVLRAPSSDLDTDAEGDDFELLDQSELNQLDPASSRSH, encoded by the exons ATGGCGGAGGCAGAGGGGGTGGCCGTggccccaggcccagcctccGGTCAGACTTTCAAGGGTCGCCGCCCTATGTCAGGCTCCTGGGAGCGAGACCAGCAGGTTGAGGCGGCGCAGCGGGCCCTGGTGGAGGTGCTGGGGCCTTATGAGCCTCTGCTGAGCCGAGTGCAGGCAGCCCTGGTGTGGGAGCGGCCAGCCAGGAGCGCCCTGTGGTGCCTGGGGCTGAACGCGGCTTTCTG GTTCTTTGCCTTGACATCCCTTTGTCTTGTGTTTTTACTTGCATTCAGCTCAATGATTATTGTgtgtatagatcaatggaagaacAAAATCTGGCCTGAAATAAAAGTGCCAAGACCCGACGCGTTAGACGAGAGCTGGGGTTTTGTGCACCCTCGGTTGCTCAGCGTGCCCGAGCTCTGCCACCACGTAGCTGAAGTCTGGGTTAGTGGGACCATTTTCATAAGGaatcttttgcttttcaaaaagcaaaacccaGGCAAGTTCTGCTTGCTGAGCTGTGGGATACTGACCTTTTTGGCTGTCTTGGGCCGCTACATCCCTGGGCTCCTGCTCTCCTACTTAATTCTTGTCACTGTCATGATGTGGCCCCTCGCTGTGTACCACCGGCTGTGGGACCGAGTGTATGTGCGGCTGAAGCCCGCACTGCAGCGGCTGGACTTCAGCGTTCGTGGCTACATGATGTccaagcagagagagagacaattGCGTCGCAGAGCTCTCCACCCAGAGCGTGCTGCAGACAACCACAGTGACAGCGAGGAGGAGCTTGCAGCCTTCTGTCCTCAGCTGGATGATTCCACTGTTGCCAGGGAACTGGCCATCACAGACTCCGAGCACTCGGATGCTGAGGTCTCCTGTACAGACAACGGTACATTCAACCTTTCACGGGGCCAAACACCTCTAACAGAAGGCTCTGAAGACCTAGATGGTCACAGTGATCCAGAGGAATCCTTCGCCAGAGACCTTCCAGACTTCCCTTCCATTAACGTGGATCCTGCTG CTGATGATGAGGACGATACCAGCATTGGGATGCCCAGCTTGATGTACCGGGTCCCACCCGGGGCCGAGGAGTCTCAGGGCCCTCCTGCCAGCCGGGAAGAGGCCGCACTGCCAGAGCTTTTGCTTGGTGCCCTGCCTGCAGGATCCAACCTTACCAGCAACCTTGCTAGCCTGGTTTCACAGGGCATGATCCAGCTGGCCCTGTCAGGGGCCTCCCAGCCAGGCCCTTCTGGCCTACCTCCCCGGAGAGCCACCAGAGGTGTCCTCAGGGCACCCAGTTCAGACCTGGACACTGACGCTGAGGGGGATGACTTTGAACTTCTGGACCAGTCAGAGCTGAATCAGCTGGACCCTGCCAGTTCTAGGAGCCACTGA